A section of the Chryseobacterium ginsenosidimutans genome encodes:
- the gcvH gene encoding glycine cleavage system protein GcvH, producing MNTPSELKYTKDHEWIKIEGNVATIGITDFAQGELGDIVYVDVDTVDDDLEGAAVFGSVEAVKTVSDLFLPIAGKVIEFNSGLEDQPELLNTDPYGNGWIIKLEIAEGADHSELLSAEEYQALIG from the coding sequence ATGAACACACCATCAGAATTAAAGTACACTAAAGATCACGAATGGATTAAAATCGAAGGTAACGTTGCTACAATCGGTATTACAGACTTCGCACAGGGCGAGCTTGGAGATATCGTTTATGTAGATGTAGATACTGTGGATGATGATTTGGAAGGAGCAGCAGTTTTTGGAAGTGTAGAAGCTGTAAAAACAGTTTCAGACTTATTCTTGCCAATCGCAGGAAAAGTTATTGAATTTAATTCAGGATTAGAAGATCAGCCCGAATTGTTGAATACAGATCCTTATGGAAACGGATGGATCATCAAATTGGAGATCGCTGAAGGTGCTGATCATTCAGAATTGCTTTCTGCTGAAGAATACCAGGCTCTCATTGGATAA
- a CDS encoding VanZ family protein: protein MPIYWAFLTYMLLKPGEENNEYWFMFSGIDKVLHLSIFAALGFCFIAAFPKIKFSYFIQIILIYAFLTEILQEEMGLGRSMETLDIVADTIGCLIGYYTYKMLVKRFL from the coding sequence TTGCCCATCTATTGGGCATTTCTTACTTATATGCTTCTCAAGCCGGGTGAAGAAAACAATGAGTATTGGTTCATGTTCAGCGGTATTGATAAGGTGTTACACCTAAGCATATTTGCAGCACTGGGTTTCTGTTTCATTGCTGCTTTCCCGAAAATCAAATTTTCTTACTTTATTCAGATCATTCTTATATATGCATTCCTTACAGAGATCCTCCAGGAAGAAATGGGTTTGGGTAGATCCATGGAAACTTTAGATATTGTTGCAGACACCATTGGTTGTTTAATAGGTTACTATACATATAAGATGCTTGTCAAGCGATTTCTTTAA